In Gemmatimonadota bacterium, the following are encoded in one genomic region:
- a CDS encoding SDR family NAD(P)-dependent oxidoreductase: MRDRLKDKIVVVTGGGIGIGLGIARCCLEAGAAVMIAQRRIEIAEREAARFREQGFKAQAQRCDVRRREDVVALLDQAESLLGPVDVMVNNAALTGQSLELRPFMEETDEHWRNVLDINLTGAFIATQEAARRMIARRAGGSIINISSVAQFAAQEGASAYCAGKAGLDGLTKSAAIELAVHGIRVNSIAPGDIHTEQSDQPREDAVGRGATGRFFRDTPLDRRGTPEEIGRVAVFLGSDEASFVTGATWLVDGGFLSY; this comes from the coding sequence ATGCGTGACCGGTTGAAAGACAAAATCGTGGTCGTCACCGGCGGCGGTATCGGCATCGGTCTCGGCATTGCGCGCTGCTGTCTCGAAGCGGGTGCCGCCGTGATGATCGCCCAGCGCCGGATCGAGATCGCCGAGCGCGAGGCCGCGCGCTTCCGGGAGCAGGGCTTTAAGGCTCAGGCGCAGCGATGCGACGTGCGCCGGCGGGAGGATGTCGTCGCCCTCCTGGACCAGGCGGAATCGTTGCTTGGGCCTGTGGACGTGATGGTCAACAATGCCGCGTTGACGGGACAATCCCTGGAGTTGCGGCCCTTCATGGAGGAAACGGACGAGCACTGGCGCAACGTCCTCGACATAAACCTGACCGGCGCGTTTATCGCGACGCAGGAAGCGGCCCGCCGCATGATCGCCCGGAGAGCGGGAGGTTCCATCATCAACATCTCGTCAGTTGCCCAGTTCGCGGCGCAGGAGGGCGCCTCCGCCTACTGCGCCGGCAAGGCGGGCCTGGACGGCCTCACCAAGTCCGCGGCCATCGAACTGGCCGTTCACGGCATCCGGGTGAACAGCATCGCGCCGGGCGATATCCACACGGAACAAAGCGACCAGCCGAGGGAGGACGCGGTAGGACGCGGCGCTACAGGAAGGTTCTTCAGGGACACGCCCCTCGACCGCCGTGGAACTCCGGAGGAAATCGGCCGGGTGGCCGTGTTCCTGGGCAGCGACGAGGCGAGTTTCGTCACCGGGGCGACGTGGCTGGTAGACGGCGGGTTTTTGAGTTACTAG
- a CDS encoding creatininase family protein produces the protein MNVREEYRYNRLTWEDMNEAIAMQKVVVLPTGSTEQHGKHLPLDTDAFLVESVCHELGRRIPDRVLVLPTVSYGLNLHHIDFPGTIHIEPEVFIAFCLNITKSVAYHGFEKILIVNGHGSNAPMIDLIARKTVLATESLCFAANYFTFLIDAFNEVRESEVLAHADELETSLYLHLAGERVKMDRAAPDNDRVGKYCSSDSTGTVRFNDFWGRWTGLGVHGDPTPATAEKGEIIFNASVEGLIELVDDIRDWPIEQRSDQHTGPVQRGIRW, from the coding sequence ATGAACGTGCGGGAAGAATACCGTTACAACCGGCTGACCTGGGAGGACATGAACGAGGCCATCGCCATGCAGAAGGTGGTGGTCCTGCCCACGGGTTCCACCGAGCAGCACGGCAAGCATCTGCCGCTGGACACGGACGCTTTCCTGGTCGAATCGGTCTGCCATGAACTGGGCCGGCGCATCCCCGACCGCGTGCTCGTCCTGCCGACGGTCTCCTACGGTCTCAACCTGCACCACATCGACTTCCCGGGCACGATCCACATCGAGCCCGAGGTCTTCATCGCCTTCTGCCTGAACATCACCAAGAGCGTGGCCTACCACGGCTTCGAGAAGATCCTGATCGTAAACGGCCATGGCTCGAACGCACCGATGATCGACCTGATCGCCCGGAAGACGGTGCTTGCCACGGAGTCGCTCTGTTTCGCCGCCAACTACTTCACCTTCCTGATCGACGCCTTCAACGAAGTGAGGGAATCGGAGGTATTGGCCCACGCCGATGAACTGGAGACGTCCCTGTACCTTCACCTGGCCGGTGAACGCGTGAAGATGGACCGGGCCGCACCGGATAACGACCGTGTGGGGAAGTACTGCTCGTCCGACAGTACCGGGACGGTACGGTTTAACGATTTCTGGGGCCGGTGGACGGGCCTGGGCGTCCACGGCGATCCGACGCCGGCCACGGCCGAGAAGGGCGAGATCATCTTCAACGCGTCGGTTGAAGGCCTGATCGAACTGGTCGACGATATCCGGGATTGGCCGATTGAGCAGCGCAGCGATCAGCACACGGGGCCGGTGCAGCGCGGGATCAGGTGGTAG
- a CDS encoding mandelate racemase/muconate lactonizing enzyme family protein produces MTIEGHVNAASRPGELRITDMRTVTIGASTIIRLDTNQDIHGLGEVRDGASKTYALALKSRILGENPCDVGRIFRKIRQFGHHARQAGGVCAVEMALMDLAGKAYGVPAYQLAGGKFRDRVRIYCDTTSTPDAGKMGRRLKERMDRGFTFLKMDVGIGLLKDIPGTLSAPSGILDTLHIMHPFTGIRLTDKGIGLLSDYVAGVRDIVGYEIPLAVDHFGHIGVEDCIRLGKALDRYNLAWYEDMVPWQFTEQYVRLRDACDTPICTGEDIYLREGFMELFENRAISVCHPDLATSGGILETKRIGDTAQEYGISMALHMSAMPVAQMASVHCAAATENFIALEHHHVDVPWWGDLVTGLPEPAVQDGFMTVPDAPGLGIELNEEAIREHVSEKDPGYFEPTDEWNELRSHDRLWS; encoded by the coding sequence ATGACTATCGAGGGACACGTCAACGCCGCTTCCCGCCCCGGCGAACTGCGTATCACCGACATGCGCACGGTCACCATCGGCGCGTCAACGATCATCAGGCTCGATACCAACCAGGACATCCACGGCCTTGGAGAGGTGCGCGACGGCGCCAGCAAGACCTACGCCCTGGCCCTCAAGTCGCGCATCCTGGGCGAAAATCCATGCGACGTCGGCAGGATCTTTCGGAAGATACGCCAGTTCGGCCATCACGCCCGGCAGGCCGGCGGCGTCTGCGCCGTCGAAATGGCCCTGATGGACCTCGCGGGCAAGGCCTACGGCGTGCCGGCCTACCAGTTGGCGGGCGGCAAATTCCGAGACCGAGTTCGTATCTACTGCGATACGACGTCGACCCCGGATGCGGGAAAGATGGGCCGACGCCTTAAGGAACGCATGGACCGGGGTTTCACCTTCCTGAAGATGGACGTGGGCATCGGCCTGCTGAAGGACATACCCGGTACCCTTTCGGCCCCCTCCGGGATACTGGATACCCTGCACATCATGCATCCTTTCACCGGGATTCGGCTGACCGATAAAGGCATCGGCCTGCTGTCGGACTACGTGGCGGGCGTCCGCGACATCGTCGGGTACGAGATCCCCCTCGCCGTCGACCACTTCGGACACATCGGCGTGGAGGACTGCATCCGCCTGGGCAAGGCGCTGGACCGGTACAACCTGGCCTGGTACGAGGACATGGTCCCGTGGCAGTTCACCGAGCAGTACGTCCGCCTGCGCGACGCCTGCGATACGCCGATCTGCACGGGGGAGGACATCTATCTCCGGGAAGGGTTCATGGAGCTCTTCGAGAACCGGGCCATTTCCGTGTGCCATCCCGACCTGGCCACGTCGGGCGGCATACTGGAAACCAAGAGGATCGGCGATACGGCCCAGGAATACGGTATCTCCATGGCGCTGCACATGTCCGCCATGCCGGTCGCCCAGATGGCCAGCGTGCACTGCGCCGCGGCCACGGAGAACTTCATCGCCCTGGAGCACCACCACGTGGACGTGCCCTGGTGGGGCGACCTGGTGACCGGCCTTCCGGAGCCGGCGGTCCAGGACGGGTTCATGACGGTGCCGGATGCGCCGGGCCTGGGCATCGAATTGAATGAAGAGGCCATTCGGGAGCACGTCAGCGAGAAGGACCCCGGATACTTCGAACCCACCGACGAGTGGAACGAATTACGGTCTCACGACCGCCTGTGGAGTTGA
- a CDS encoding phytanoyl-CoA dioxygenase family protein — protein MTEAEIFEFDLNGYIMYRNVLTRDQVDHMNGVLDRHLTDESYNFRFLELDPVFMEVMALPRTLNILETIIGRWMRLDHAYGLQMDTRSEERGDVRPNLHGGPLEDNGEHHYQWFNGKMYNGLTVVMYALKDVNPGDGGFICVPGSHKANMDFKPAVDSHIVVNPTFRAGDMLIFTEALVHGTDTWTSADKRRSLLYKYSPGHSTWAIPENWEKLREIAANDLQRDLLRAPSIEGRTPVEIPDA, from the coding sequence ATGACCGAAGCGGAAATCTTCGAATTCGATCTCAACGGCTACATCATGTACCGGAACGTGCTGACCCGGGACCAAGTCGACCATATGAACGGGGTGCTCGACAGACACCTCACGGATGAATCCTACAATTTCCGTTTCCTGGAACTTGACCCTGTGTTCATGGAGGTCATGGCCCTGCCCCGGACGCTGAACATCCTCGAGACGATCATCGGAAGATGGATGCGCCTCGATCACGCCTACGGGCTCCAGATGGATACGCGCTCCGAGGAACGGGGCGATGTCAGGCCGAACCTCCACGGCGGGCCGCTGGAAGACAACGGCGAGCATCATTACCAGTGGTTCAACGGGAAGATGTACAACGGGCTGACCGTCGTCATGTATGCCCTCAAAGACGTAAACCCCGGCGACGGCGGTTTCATCTGCGTGCCGGGAAGCCACAAGGCCAACATGGACTTCAAACCGGCTGTGGACTCGCATATCGTCGTGAATCCCACCTTCAGGGCTGGCGATATGCTGATCTTCACGGAAGCGCTGGTCCATGGGACCGACACGTGGACCTCGGCGGACAAGCGGCGCTCCCTGCTCTACAAGTACTCGCCCGGACACTCCACGTGGGCGATCCCGGAGAATTGGGAAAAGCTGCGGGAGATTGCCGCCAACGACCTGCAGCGCGACCTGCTCAGAGCACCCAGCATCGAGGGCCGGACGCCGGTGGAAATACCGGATGCGTGA
- a CDS encoding phytanoyl-CoA dioxygenase family protein, producing the protein MTEAEIFEFDLNGYIIYKDMLSRDQVDHMNGILDDHLSEETHGFDFLLLDPVFMELMAHPPTLRIIRTMIGEWLRLDHAYGLQMDRQSVERGHVKPNLHGGLRHDHGEHQYQWFDGKMYNGLIVVMYALEDVHPGDGGLICVPGSHKANFRYRPPVDSHLVVNPSFMAGDMLIFTEALVHGTTTWTSDRRRRALLYKYSPGYSTWASVDRLDEARELAANDLQRDLLRPPSVGKRTPIEIPDG; encoded by the coding sequence ATGACCGAAGCCGAGATCTTCGAATTCGACCTCAACGGCTACATCATCTATAAAGACATGTTGTCCCGGGACCAGGTCGATCACATGAACGGCATCCTGGACGATCACCTCTCCGAAGAGACCCACGGTTTCGATTTTCTCCTGCTCGATCCGGTTTTCATGGAACTCATGGCCCATCCCCCTACGCTGCGTATCATCCGCACGATGATCGGGGAATGGTTGCGGCTGGACCACGCGTACGGGCTTCAGATGGACCGGCAGTCCGTGGAGCGGGGGCACGTGAAGCCCAACTTGCACGGCGGGCTGAGGCATGACCACGGCGAACACCAGTACCAGTGGTTCGATGGTAAGATGTACAACGGCCTGATCGTGGTCATGTACGCCCTGGAGGACGTACATCCCGGCGACGGAGGACTCATCTGCGTCCCGGGCAGTCACAAGGCCAACTTCCGTTACCGCCCGCCCGTGGATTCCCACCTCGTCGTGAACCCCTCCTTCATGGCCGGGGACATGCTCATCTTCACCGAAGCGCTGGTCCACGGCACCACCACGTGGACTTCCGACCGGCGGCGGCGCGCCTTGCTCTACAAGTACTCTCCCGGGTATTCCACCTGGGCATCCGTCGATCGGCTGGACGAAGCGCGCGAACTGGCCGCCAACGACCTGCAGCGCGACCTGCTGCGGCCGCCCAGCGTCGGCAAGCGGACGCCCATAGAGATTCCGGATGGATGA
- a CDS encoding phytanoyl-CoA dioxygenase family protein has protein sequence MSLIQAQIDEFRAVGFLNVGRVYSDEEADALRDRLMTVIAGTSRGKAEAVRNIAGEELEAERDVVIQVVNTWQADDGFRAHLYHPEICRMACDLIGTDVLRVWHDQIQYKPPRRGGATDWHQDHPYWPIIQPADLVSAWVALDDATVENGCMRMVPRSHHWGPHKGGTIGTNEDGFTPDPDRSLIPSDEEIEIVPCEVKKGECMFHHCLTWHGSPPNPSANGRPAIAVHYMPGWTRYEPTRTHIMERRVDVEPGELLTGHYFPTVWDRGPVEPPAHWSKEQA, from the coding sequence GTGTCCCTGATCCAGGCGCAGATCGACGAATTCAGAGCGGTAGGGTTTCTCAACGTCGGTCGTGTCTACAGCGACGAAGAGGCCGACGCGTTGCGGGATCGCCTGATGACCGTGATCGCGGGCACGTCCCGCGGCAAGGCCGAGGCGGTTCGGAACATAGCCGGCGAGGAACTGGAAGCGGAAAGGGACGTGGTGATCCAGGTGGTCAACACCTGGCAGGCGGACGACGGATTCCGCGCCCATCTCTACCACCCTGAAATCTGCCGCATGGCCTGCGACCTGATCGGCACCGACGTGCTGAGGGTGTGGCACGACCAGATCCAGTACAAGCCACCGCGTCGCGGCGGGGCAACCGACTGGCACCAGGACCATCCCTACTGGCCGATCATCCAGCCGGCCGATCTGGTGAGCGCCTGGGTGGCGCTCGACGACGCCACCGTGGAGAACGGCTGCATGCGCATGGTGCCGCGCAGCCACCATTGGGGACCTCACAAGGGCGGCACGATCGGGACGAACGAGGATGGTTTCACACCGGATCCCGATCGGTCACTCATCCCCAGTGACGAAGAGATCGAGATCGTCCCCTGCGAGGTGAAGAAAGGCGAGTGCATGTTCCACCACTGCCTGACCTGGCACGGCAGCCCGCCCAATCCGTCCGCCAACGGCCGGCCGGCCATCGCCGTGCACTACATGCCCGGATGGACGCGCTACGAACCTACCAGAACTCATATCATGGAGCGGCGGGTCGACGTCGAACCAGGTGAACTCCTGACCGGCCATTACTTTCCCACCGTGTGGGATCGCGGTCCGGTAGAACCGCCGGCGCACTGGTCCAAGGAACAGGCATGA
- a CDS encoding phytanoyl-CoA dioxygenase family protein, with protein sequence MTIPAVQAAPEPFEPEPYLAITEAQRKQFDEDGFILIEDALSPDHVDRLLDVVDELYEKLHKAHGTSPEAAYQIRNSLALHDELFALIEYPAILPLVVDVMGVNIQIRTSHVDVRPPMKNHKETELGVSGSFFPWHSDAPNYGYPITNGIVPFFEVKVGYYLTDLTEHNSGAICVVRGSHLRSPSLIHDPDYHIDPEDIVEVNVRPGTAMVWRTALWHCLTPNLSDRTRKCLYYGYNYRWARPGDYDRQDSGLLARCTPVQRQLLGSNTTEDGVVYQDGDPAHPASRYWRPEPGDVPLEAWAEEQMKKKRDREWRRWKRRNTLPDGAVGAPVVADGGQPGKPK encoded by the coding sequence ATGACCATCCCCGCTGTCCAGGCCGCGCCGGAACCGTTTGAACCTGAACCCTACCTGGCCATTACGGAAGCTCAACGGAAACAGTTCGACGAAGACGGCTTCATCCTGATCGAGGACGCCCTCTCTCCAGACCATGTCGACCGGTTGCTGGACGTCGTCGATGAGCTTTATGAAAAGCTTCACAAGGCGCATGGCACCTCCCCGGAGGCCGCCTACCAGATCCGGAATTCCCTGGCTCTCCACGATGAACTCTTTGCGCTGATCGAATATCCCGCGATCCTTCCGCTTGTCGTGGACGTCATGGGCGTCAACATCCAGATCCGCACTTCCCACGTGGACGTCCGTCCTCCTATGAAGAACCACAAAGAGACCGAACTCGGGGTATCAGGCAGTTTCTTCCCCTGGCATTCCGACGCACCCAACTACGGCTACCCGATTACGAACGGCATCGTCCCGTTCTTCGAGGTGAAGGTCGGGTACTACCTCACCGATCTTACCGAGCATAACAGCGGCGCCATCTGCGTGGTGCGCGGCAGTCACCTCCGTTCGCCCAGCCTGATTCACGATCCGGATTACCACATCGACCCGGAGGACATCGTCGAAGTGAACGTCCGTCCGGGGACCGCCATGGTCTGGCGCACGGCCCTGTGGCACTGCCTGACGCCCAACCTGTCCGACCGCACCCGGAAGTGCCTCTACTACGGATATAACTACCGCTGGGCGCGTCCAGGGGATTACGACCGGCAGGACTCCGGGTTGCTTGCGCGATGCACGCCGGTCCAGCGTCAGTTGCTGGGCTCCAACACCACGGAAGACGGCGTGGTCTACCAGGACGGTGACCCGGCCCACCCGGCCTCCAGATACTGGCGCCCGGAACCCGGTGACGTACCTTTGGAAGCATGGGCGGAAGAACAGATGAAGAAAAAGAGGGACAGGGAATGGAGGCGATGGAAACGGAGGAATACCCTGCCCGACGGCGCGGTAGGCGCACCAGTAGTGGCGGACGGAGGTCAACCAGGGAAGCCTAAGTAA
- a CDS encoding N-acetylmuramoyl-L-alanine amidase has product MSNAPAEIPFIPALYASSREDAPIDMLVLHFTDGPSLEDCVAIFQDPERRVSCHYIVGLDGAVLQMVRDKDSAWHCGVSAWRGREGCNRWSLGIEIVNWGRLEKKNGRFYCWPEDYGTPYSGPSPVPAGGAWWAPYPSGQIEQVESLSGRLVERYRIPLDNIVRHSDIAPDRKIDPGPAFPWEEFKTRMTDVIAGRW; this is encoded by the coding sequence ATGTCAAATGCCCCTGCCGAGATACCATTTATCCCGGCCCTGTACGCTTCGAGTCGCGAAGACGCGCCGATCGATATGCTGGTGCTACACTTTACGGACGGACCTTCGCTGGAAGACTGCGTCGCGATCTTCCAGGATCCGGAACGACGCGTAAGCTGCCATTACATCGTGGGACTCGACGGCGCGGTGCTGCAGATGGTCCGCGACAAAGACTCCGCCTGGCACTGCGGAGTCAGCGCGTGGCGGGGGCGGGAAGGCTGCAATCGGTGGTCACTGGGCATCGAGATCGTGAACTGGGGGCGGCTGGAGAAGAAAAACGGACGTTTCTACTGCTGGCCGGAGGACTACGGGACGCCTTACAGCGGACCATCACCCGTCCCGGCCGGGGGCGCCTGGTGGGCGCCTTATCCGTCCGGACAGATCGAACAGGTCGAATCGCTGTCCGGGCGGCTCGTCGAGCGCTACCGGATCCCCCTGGACAACATCGTGCGCCACAGCGACATCGCGCCGGATCGCAAGATCGATCCCGGACCCGCGTTCCCCTGGGAGGAATTCAAGACGAGGATGACCGATGTGATCGCCGGCCGATGGTAG
- the selA gene encoding L-seryl-tRNA(Sec) selenium transferase — protein sequence MSDQANPAAPGHPAGALTPALNGTGVILHTGLGRAVLSEAARRAVAAVIEGYCTLEIDAETGKRGSRHDLVSGLLCALTGAESAIVVNNNAAAVMLILHALARDREVIISRGQLVEIGGSFRMPDVMAAGGARLVGVGATNHTELEDYRAAITDRTALIMAVHRSNFDLAGLDVSTPLDELAMLGRERGVPVVYDQGSGALIDLEAYDQHGLDSGYTVREALDRGVDVVCFSGDKLLGGPQAGIIAGRWDLLDQMKKDPLMRAFRADKMVYAALQATLELFSDPDKLADCHAVTGMIAVSTGELESRARRLADRLAGCYDHRVDVTVEESFAEIGGGALPVQQLPSRVVALRPVAWTNRQLAAAFRRQSPPVFGRLSGDRFLLDLRTLGDWTFPLVEAGANEIVRRMDEDASRNEDASRNEG from the coding sequence ATGTCAGACCAGGCTAATCCAGCAGCTCCGGGGCATCCGGCCGGCGCATTGACGCCTGCCTTGAACGGCACGGGCGTGATCCTGCACACCGGATTGGGCCGGGCCGTGCTGTCGGAGGCGGCGCGGAGGGCCGTGGCCGCCGTGATCGAGGGTTACTGCACGCTGGAAATCGATGCGGAGACAGGCAAGCGCGGTTCGCGCCACGATCTGGTTTCCGGCCTGCTGTGCGCCTTGACCGGTGCGGAGTCGGCCATCGTGGTGAACAACAACGCCGCCGCGGTGATGTTGATCCTGCACGCCCTGGCGCGGGACCGCGAAGTCATCATTTCCCGGGGACAACTGGTGGAAATAGGCGGGTCCTTCCGCATGCCGGACGTCATGGCCGCGGGCGGGGCACGGCTCGTCGGCGTGGGTGCGACCAATCATACCGAATTGGAAGACTACCGGGCCGCCATCACGGACCGGACGGCCCTCATCATGGCCGTCCACCGGAGCAATTTCGACCTCGCCGGCCTGGACGTCTCGACGCCCCTTGACGAACTGGCGATGCTGGGCCGGGAGAGGGGCGTACCCGTCGTGTACGACCAGGGAAGCGGCGCGTTGATCGATCTGGAAGCGTACGATCAGCACGGCCTGGACAGCGGATACACGGTGCGGGAAGCGCTCGACCGGGGAGTCGACGTGGTCTGTTTCAGCGGCGACAAACTGCTGGGCGGACCTCAGGCCGGTATCATCGCAGGCCGGTGGGACCTCCTCGATCAGATGAAGAAGGATCCGCTGATGCGGGCCTTTCGCGCGGACAAGATGGTTTATGCCGCCCTGCAGGCTACCCTTGAGTTGTTTTCCGATCCTGACAAACTCGCGGATTGCCACGCGGTTACGGGTATGATTGCCGTATCGACCGGGGAACTTGAATCCAGGGCACGTCGCCTCGCCGATCGCCTCGCGGGCTGTTATGATCACCGCGTCGATGTTACCGTGGAAGAATCCTTTGCTGAGATCGGAGGCGGCGCCCTGCCGGTCCAGCAACTCCCCTCCCGTGTCGTGGCGCTCCGGCCTGTCGCATGGACGAACCGGCAACTCGCCGCCGCGTTCAGGAGGCAGTCGCCACCCGTATTCGGCCGGTTGTCGGGGGACCGCTTTCTGTTGGACCTGCGTACACTGGGAGATTGGACGTTCCCGCTGGTCGAAGCCGGAGCCAACGAAATCGTGCGTCGGATGGACGAAGACGCGTCACGGAATGAAGACGCGTCACGGAATGAGGGATGA